One window of Serinus canaria isolate serCan28SL12 chromosome 3, serCan2020, whole genome shotgun sequence genomic DNA carries:
- the DLL1 gene encoding delta-like protein 1 translates to MGGRFLLTLSVLSVLLSRCQVGSSGVFELKLQEFVNKKGLLSNRNCCRGGGPGAGGLQQCDCKTFFRVCLKHYQASVSPEPPCTYGSAITPVLGANSFSVPDGAGGADPAFSNPIRFPFGFTWPGTFSLIIEALHTDSPDDLTTENPERLISRLATQRHLAVGEEWSQDLHSSGRTDLKYSYRFVCDEHYYGEGCSVFCRPRDDAFGHFTCGERGEKVCNPGWKGQYCTEPICLPGCDEQHGICDKPGECKCRVGWQGRYCDECIRYPGCLHGTCQQPWQCNCQEGWGGLFCNQDLNYCTHHKPCKNGATCTNTGQGSYTCSCRPGYTGSNCEIEINECDANPCKNGGSCTDLENSYSCTCPPGFYGKNCELSAMTCADGPCFNGGRCTDNPDGGYSCRCPLGYSGFNCEKKIDYCSSSPCANGAQCVDLGNSYICQCQAGFTGRHCDDNVDDCASFPCVNGGTCQDGINDYSCTCPPGYNGKNCSTPVSRCEHNPCHNGATCHERNNRYVCECARGYGGLNCQFLLPEPPQGPVIVDFTEKYTEGQNSQFPWIAVCAGIILVLMLLLGCAAVVVCVRLRVQKRHHQPDACRSETETMNNLANCQREKDISISVIGATQIKNTNKKVDFHSDNSDKNGYKVRYPSVDYNLVHELKNEDSVKEEHSKCEAKCETYDSEAEEKSAVQLKSDTSERKRPDSVYSTSKDTKYQSVYVISEEKDECIIATEV, encoded by the exons ATGGGAGGTCGGTTCCTGCTGACGCTCTCCGtcctctcagtgctgctgagccGCTGCCAG GTCGGCTCCTCCGGGGTCTTCGAGCTGAAGCTGCAGGAGTTTGTCAATAAGAAGGGGCTGCTCAGCAACCGCAATTGCTGCcgcgggggcggccccggcgccgGCGGGCTCCAGCAGTGCGACTGCAAGACCTTCTTCCGCGTCTGCCTCAAGCACTACCAGGCCAGCGTGTCCCCCGAGCCGCCCTGCACCTACGGCAGCGCCATCACTCCCGTCCTCGGAGCCAACTCCTTCAGCGTCCCCGACGGCGCGGGCGGTGCCGACCCCGCCTTCAGCAATCCCATCCGCTTCCCCTTCGGCTTCACCTGGCCC GGCACCTTCTCGCTCATCATTGAGGCTCTGCATACGGACTCACCTGATGACCTCACCACCG AGAACCCTGAGCGCCTCATCAGCCGCCTGGCCACCCAGAGACACTTGGCAGTGGGTGAAGAGTGGTCCCAGGACCTGCACAGCAGCGGCCGCACCGACCTCAAGTACTCCTATCGCTTCGTGTGTGACGAGCACTACTACGGAGAAGGCTGCTCCGTCTTCTGCCGGCCCCGGGATGATGCCTTTGGTCACTTCACCTGTGGAGAGCGTGGCGAGAAAGTCTGCAACCCAGGCTGGAAGGGCCAGTACTGCACTGAGC CGATTTGTTTGCCTGGATGTGACGAGCAGCACGGCATTTGCGACAAGCCGGGGGAATGCAA atgcaGAGTAGGATGGCAGGGGCGATACTGTGATGAGTGCATCCGATATCCAGGTTGCCTTCATGGTACCTGCCAGCAGCCGTGGCAGTGCAACTGCCAGGAAGGCTGGGGTGGCCTTTTCTGCAACCAGG ACCTGAACTACTGCACCCACCACAAGCCCTGCAAGAATGGTGCCACGTGCACCAACACTGGTCAGGGGAGCTACACTTGTTCGTGCCGACCTGGGTATACAGGCTCCAACTGTGAGATTGAAATCAATGAATGTGACGCCAACCCTTGCAAGAATGGTGGAAGCTGCACT GATCTGGAGAACAGCTATTCCTGTACCTGCCCCCCGGGCTTCTATGGGAAGAACTGTGAGCTGAGCGCGATGACTTGTGCAGACGGACCGTGCTTCAACGGCGGGCGCTGCACCGACAACCCTGATGGGGGCTACAGCTGCCGCTGCCCACTGGGTTATTCTGGCTTcaactgtgaaaagaaaatcGACTACTGCAGTTCCAGCCCTTGTGCTAATG GAGCCCAGTGTGTCGATCTGGGGAACTCCTATAtctgccagtgccaggctggcttCACTGGGAGGCACTGTGATGACAACGTGGACGACTGTGCCTCCTTCCCCTGTGTCAACGGAGGGACCTGCCAGGATGGCATCAATGACTACTCCTGCACCTGCCCCCCAGGATACAACGGGAAGAACTGCAGCACCCCGGTGAGCAGATGCGAGCACAACCCTTGCCACAATGGGGCCACCTGCCACGAAAGAAACAACCGCTATGTCTGTGAGTGTGCCCGGGGCTACGGCGGGCTCAACTGCCAGTTCCTGCTCCCCGAGCCACCGCAGGGACCCGTCATCGTGGACTTCACTGAAAAGTACACGGAAGGCCAGAACTCCCAGTTCCCCTGGATCGCCGTCTGCGCTGGGATTATTCTGGTcctcatgctgctgctggggtgtgCTGCTGTGGTCGTGTGCGTCAGGCTCAGAGTGCAGAAGAGGCACCACCAGCCTGATGCCTGCAGGAGTGAGACCGAGACTATGAATAACCTGGCAAACTGCCAGCGCGAGAAGGACATTTCCATAAGTGTCATTGGTGCCACTCagattaaaaacacaaacaagaaaGTAGACTTTCACAGCGATAACTCTGATAAAAATGGCTACAAAGTCAGATACCCATCAGTGGATTACAATTTGGTGCATGAACTCAAGAATGAGGACTCAGTTAAGGAGGAGCACAGTAAATGTGAAGCCAAGTGTGAAACGTATGAttcagaggcagaggagaaaagtGCAGTACAACTAAAGAG TGATACTTCTGAAAGAAAGCGACCAGATTCAGTATATTCCACTTCAAAGGACACAAAGTACCAGTCGGTGTATGTCATATCAGAAGAGAAAGATGAGTGCATCATAGCAACTGAG gtGTAA